The Coccidioides posadasii str. Silveira chromosome 3, complete sequence genome contains a region encoding:
- a CDS encoding uncharacterized protein (EggNog:ENOG410PR93~COG:S), protein MDCAPKCILLSTDKMACSISPVEAEDVDLLVRKVEFPAHQDNLLYSLMFPRSKERQWEQREDEIRWTIDGLLETVHQGGEVLYKACREDGSPVGLIGWTANPGAFAMGVNTRDCIHSGPVVRPGGGQGAKLKNQNSFNPPSLDVTSWLSISERLREERQRVLQGYQGNGICRITFMAVDPNHQRQGIGSMLMKIFCDYVDKNALGAFVLSSPAGIPLYSKFGFKAAGVVETKQGNFTSMLRTFIQGSKS, encoded by the exons ATGGATTGTGCGCCCAAATGTATTCTTTTGTCAACCGACAAAATGGCATGCTCAATATCGCCTGTCGAAGCCGAGGACGTGGATTTGCTCGTGCGAAAAGTCGAATTTCCTGCACATCAAGACAACCTACTCTATAGCTTGATGTTCCCGCGCTCAAAGGAGCGACAGTGGGAGCAGAGAGAAGACGAAATCAGATGGACGATTGATGGGCTCCTTGAGACAGTTCATCAAGGGGGCGAAGTTTTGTACAAGGCGTGCAGAGAAGATGGATCACCTGTCGGACTGATAGGCTGGACTGCTAATCCAGGAGCATTTGCAATGGGAGTTAACACTCGCGATTGCATTCACAGTGGGCCAGTAGTTAGGCCTGGAGGAGGGCAAGGGGCAAAGTTGAAAAACCAGAACAGCTTTAACCCTCCCTCTTTGGATGTAACTTCGTGGCTTAGTATCTCAGAAAGGCTCAGAGAAGAGAGGCAAAGAGTTCTTCAGGGTTACCAAGGCAATGGAATATGCC GAATCACTTTCATGGCTGTGGATCCAAATCATCAACGTCAAGGTATTGGGTCTATGCTCATGAAGATTTTCTGTGATTATGTTGATAAAAACGCACTGGGCGCCTTTGTTTTGTCCTCCCCTGCTGGTATTCCACTATACTCCAAGTTCGGATTCAAAGCAGCTGGTGTTGTTGAAACAAAGCAGGGAAACTTTACTAGCATGCTAAGGACTTTTATTCAAGGTAGCAAATCTTGA
- a CDS encoding uncharacterized protein (EggNog:ENOG410PQ06) has protein sequence MASYIPEAYESLPSLREAANLFKETQAKELLLGPIRELFLDSGIHEQYGVSLLHKHFPIETNQRLVDCRNISTPWTVENSNNSVVSKYEGFIIPRTFRFFNGILAPFEFDFSPCSSHGDPDRELFDRISALLHQHGLENVLGVRSLDRYDPDLSVEITEGKTNIMIPRGSVKDSELIEALWVFSADDDQRCHCREYCWKDTKGKHLNDHGCS, from the exons AT GGCCTCCTATATCCCAGAAGCTTATGAATCGCTGCCATCTCTTCGGGAGGCTGCCAATCTATTCAAGGAAACGCAAGCGAAGGAGCTCTTACTGGGCCCTATAAGAGAGCTTTTCCTCGATTCCGGAATACATGAACAGTACGGGGTCAGTCTGCTGCATAAGCATTTTCCGATTGAGACCAACCAGCGGCTTGTGGACTGCCGAAACATTTCGACACCGTGGACTGTCGAAAACAGTAACAACTCCGTGGTGTCCAAATATGAAGGCTTCATCATTCCGCGGACGTTCAGGTTCTTCAACGGAATTTTGGCTCCGTTTGAATTTGATTTTTCGCCGTGCTCGTCTCATGGAGACCCTGATCGTGAGCTCTTTGACCGAATTTCGGCTCTTCTTCACCAACACGGTTTGGAGAACGTACTTGGCGTGCGCTCTCTAGACAGGTATGACCCGGATTTATCCGTGGAGATCACCGAAGGCAAGACCAACATCATGATACCACGGGGATCGGTCAAGGATTCGGAGCTCATTGAAGCTCTCTGGGTTTTTAGTGCTGATGATGACCAGAGGTGCCATTGCAGAGAGTACTGCTGGAAGGACACTAAGGGAAAACATCTCAATGACCATGGATGTTCCTGA